A single region of the Bdellovibrio bacteriovorus genome encodes:
- a CDS encoding ATP-binding protein — MKTLRKKPKRSLRTILIVWFVLFSVVPLAFVTIYSMIKYEKAIDHELSQRLSGNAREIEVALTDLRAGLQQKRDKYVRDPSLVYHVTMGDGSTLRSLSGQWIRSDNISSLTFFNREGRMLASVFKDDKDVIRSFVPSQDAVFLSAKYMAQVKDESEIALAEFGENQKVNLILISKVTGAGGRVVGYVEQIVDINKAFVSKIKNRLKLELIFFKDSGQVVVASHPDFYLYKKDFFRPYFRPGAEPFFDLNIRTTPYGFLVYPLDWGITKFYVALGASKSEAKAVLKNVNYAFITVVGAVVVLLVLTILVTSSWVLKPLYDLVEALQSFESQEQAVTIPVKNDTEIGLLTESFNEMSKKIWQARSDLRKKITELEAANKELKDTQTKLVHSAKMVSLGQLVAGVAHELNNPIGFIYSNMTHLKEYSEKLIQIAEVAEKDPKKLPAVKEEYEFDYIVKDLPKLVASCQDGARRTRDIVLGLRNFSRLEEAKLQEIDVHQSLDTTLNLLQGEIKNRLEIHRQYEPIPMIHCYASQINQVFMNILSNAVQAIEGTGHIWISTTALKDYKGSKDRRGWVQISIQDSGKGMSAETLEKIFDPFFTTKGVGQGTGLGLSISYGIIQNHGGEIQARSEVGVGTEFIVIIPVYPPIQEKNPALLS; from the coding sequence GTGAAAACCTTAAGAAAAAAACCTAAAAGATCACTACGTACGATTTTGATCGTTTGGTTTGTTCTTTTCTCGGTGGTTCCCTTAGCCTTTGTCACAATTTATTCCATGATCAAATACGAAAAAGCGATCGACCACGAGTTGTCGCAGCGTTTGAGTGGAAATGCTCGTGAAATCGAAGTGGCCTTAACGGATCTTCGCGCCGGTCTTCAGCAAAAACGCGATAAATATGTGCGCGATCCTAGTTTGGTTTATCACGTCACTATGGGTGACGGTTCGACGTTGCGCTCGTTGTCGGGACAGTGGATTCGCTCGGACAATATCTCAAGTTTAACTTTCTTCAATCGCGAAGGTCGTATGCTGGCCTCCGTTTTTAAAGACGACAAAGACGTTATTCGCAGTTTTGTTCCGTCTCAAGATGCCGTCTTTCTGTCTGCCAAGTACATGGCTCAGGTGAAAGACGAAAGTGAAATTGCTTTGGCAGAGTTCGGCGAGAATCAAAAAGTAAATCTTATCTTAATATCCAAGGTGACGGGCGCTGGTGGACGAGTCGTCGGCTATGTGGAACAAATCGTGGATATCAATAAAGCCTTTGTCAGCAAAATCAAAAATCGTCTGAAGTTGGAATTGATATTTTTTAAAGACTCGGGTCAAGTCGTGGTGGCCAGTCATCCGGATTTCTATCTTTATAAAAAAGATTTTTTCCGTCCCTATTTCCGCCCCGGTGCTGAACCTTTCTTTGACTTAAATATCAGAACTACTCCTTATGGCTTCTTAGTGTATCCGTTGGATTGGGGCATCACAAAGTTCTATGTGGCACTGGGAGCTTCCAAAAGCGAAGCGAAGGCCGTTCTTAAAAACGTAAACTATGCGTTCATCACTGTAGTTGGTGCGGTTGTCGTTCTTCTTGTTCTGACGATTCTTGTGACATCAAGCTGGGTTTTAAAACCACTTTATGATCTTGTCGAAGCTTTGCAGTCGTTCGAATCTCAAGAACAAGCAGTTACAATTCCAGTAAAAAATGATACCGAAATTGGTCTTCTTACAGAGTCCTTCAATGAGATGAGTAAAAAAATCTGGCAAGCCCGGTCCGATCTTCGCAAGAAAATCACAGAACTTGAAGCCGCTAATAAAGAATTAAAAGACACGCAAACAAAACTTGTTCACTCTGCAAAAATGGTGAGCTTGGGTCAGTTGGTCGCCGGTGTTGCGCATGAGCTGAATAATCCCATCGGATTTATCTATAGCAACATGACTCATCTAAAAGAATATTCAGAAAAGCTCATTCAAATTGCCGAAGTGGCAGAAAAAGATCCAAAGAAACTTCCGGCAGTGAAGGAAGAGTACGAGTTTGACTATATCGTGAAAGATCTGCCGAAGCTGGTGGCGTCCTGTCAGGATGGTGCTCGTCGTACGCGCGATATCGTTTTAGGATTAAGAAACTTTTCTCGACTGGAAGAAGCAAAACTGCAAGAAATCGATGTTCATCAAAGTCTCGATACAACATTGAATTTACTGCAAGGTGAAATCAAAAACCGCCTGGAAATTCATCGTCAATACGAACCTATTCCGATGATTCATTGTTACGCCAGTCAGATTAATCAGGTGTTCATGAATATTCTTTCAAACGCTGTTCAAGCGATTGAAGGCACGGGGCACATCTGGATTTCTACGACCGCGCTAAAAGACTACAAAGGTTCTAAAGACCGTCGTGGTTGGGTGCAAATCTCAATTCAAGACAGTGGAAAAGGAATGTCGGCAGAAACTTTAGAAAAAATCTTCGATCCGTTCTTCACCACAAAAGGGGTGGGACAGGGGACAGGTTTAGGACTGAGTATTTCTTACGGCATCATTCAAAACCACGGGGGCGAAATTCAAGCTCGCTCTGAGGTGGGCGTAGGAACTGAATTTATTGTGATAATTCCGGTCTATCCACCGATTCAAGAAAAGAACCCAGCACTTTTGTCCTAA
- a CDS encoding rod shape-determining protein, producing MSFFDKVQDYFSNDIAIDLGTANTLVYVKGRGIILDEPSVVAVQKNYRGMQNRVLAVGKEAKDMLGRTPGSIVAIRPIKDGVIADFEVTQSMLKYFIGKSLGEKKSFIRPRIIICVPYGITQVEKRAVKEAAQSAGAREVYLIEEPMAAAIGAGLPITEPSGNMVVDMGGGTTGVAVISLGGIVYCKSIKVAGDKFDEAIVNYVRRQFNLLIGERTAENIKIQIGNAYPFEEEKSMEIKGRDLVAGAPKTIEITSSQVNDALMDPLSEVVDAVRTALEKTPPELASDIVDNGIVLTGGGALLANLDVLLRERTGLPVSIAEDPLSCVVMGSGKVLDQLDLLRQLTVD from the coding sequence ATGAGTTTTTTTGACAAAGTTCAAGATTATTTTTCGAATGATATTGCCATTGACCTTGGCACCGCTAACACCCTTGTTTACGTAAAAGGACGTGGAATTATTCTCGACGAGCCTTCTGTGGTTGCGGTTCAAAAAAATTATCGCGGAATGCAAAACCGTGTTCTAGCGGTAGGTAAAGAAGCCAAAGATATGTTGGGTCGTACACCTGGCAGCATCGTGGCGATTCGCCCTATCAAAGACGGTGTTATCGCCGACTTCGAAGTTACTCAGTCCATGTTGAAATACTTCATCGGAAAATCTTTGGGAGAGAAAAAATCTTTCATCCGTCCACGTATCATCATCTGCGTTCCTTACGGAATCACTCAGGTGGAAAAACGCGCGGTGAAAGAAGCCGCTCAATCAGCGGGAGCTCGTGAAGTTTATTTGATCGAAGAACCGATGGCAGCCGCAATCGGCGCGGGTCTTCCAATCACAGAACCCTCTGGAAACATGGTTGTGGATATGGGTGGCGGTACAACGGGTGTTGCCGTTATCTCTTTAGGCGGTATCGTTTACTGTAAATCTATTAAGGTTGCTGGCGATAAATTCGATGAAGCGATCGTGAACTATGTTCGCCGTCAATTCAACTTGTTGATCGGTGAAAGAACAGCGGAAAATATTAAAATCCAAATCGGTAACGCTTATCCATTCGAAGAAGAAAAATCGATGGAAATCAAAGGTCGTGACCTTGTTGCCGGTGCTCCAAAAACTATCGAGATCACTTCTTCGCAAGTGAATGATGCTTTGATGGATCCTTTGTCTGAAGTGGTTGATGCTGTTCGTACCGCTCTAGAAAAAACTCCACCAGAATTGGCTTCTGATATCGTAGATAACGGTATCGTGCTTACTGGTGGTGGTGCTTTACTAGCGAACCTTGATGTGTTGTTAAGAGAAAGAACAGGCCTTCCAGTTTCTATCGCAGAAGATCCTTTAAGCTGTGTAGTAATGGGTTCTGGCAAAGTTCTCGACCAGCTTGATCTTCTCAGACAGCTTACAGTCGACTAA
- a CDS encoding glycerol-3-phosphate dehydrogenase/oxidase has translation MKNFSFANRIQNINKMKTQEFDLVIIGGGINGAGVARDASARGMKVALIEARDFASGTSSKSSKLIHGGIRYLENMEFKLVFEALNERTRLFEMAPHLVHPLRFMIPLYKESRVGMTKMGMGMWLYDALSLFQAPEMHERLNAKHSLERMPAIRSENLLGSYIYSDAYMDDDRLVHETLRSANDNGALCANYVKATGAQYENGKITAVTCEDQVSKDKFSIKARHVISSVGPWTDQVAQSLLRDWKKILRPTKGIHLTLPKHRLPLTSAVVMGAEKSDRIVFGIPRHEMIIIGTTDTDFKESPENVSTTPEDVKYLLSITDHYFPGAKITAHDVIASYAGVRPLVQDGSASEGKTSREHTILNDDSGITFVAGGKYTTYRLMCQQTVDRALESFTLEERVKFAKADTAKPLNSYTSVDAFHQAQSLADAWSKETARPLEDIKLLTERYGLEAAEILEKYSENYSYWQLEAAQAIDATMCLHLSDFYSRRVPLFLADRNHGVKHIDEIGAVFQEKLGWNDQRLHEEKHNLTAYMAREVEWKKHF, from the coding sequence ATGAAGAATTTTTCCTTCGCCAATCGTATCCAGAATATCAACAAAATGAAGACTCAGGAATTTGATCTGGTAATTATTGGGGGAGGAATTAACGGCGCGGGTGTCGCGCGCGACGCCTCGGCGCGCGGGATGAAAGTGGCGTTGATCGAGGCTCGTGACTTCGCATCCGGCACATCTTCAAAATCCAGCAAACTGATTCACGGCGGAATTCGCTATTTAGAAAACATGGAATTCAAACTGGTGTTTGAGGCGTTGAATGAACGCACTCGCTTGTTTGAAATGGCGCCTCACTTAGTTCATCCCCTTCGTTTTATGATTCCTTTGTACAAGGAAAGTCGTGTGGGCATGACAAAGATGGGGATGGGCATGTGGCTGTACGATGCCTTGTCTTTATTTCAAGCTCCCGAAATGCATGAACGCTTAAATGCAAAACATTCTTTAGAAAGAATGCCGGCGATCCGTAGCGAAAATCTTTTGGGTTCTTATATTTATTCTGATGCTTACATGGATGATGACCGTTTGGTGCACGAGACATTGCGTTCAGCCAATGACAACGGGGCTCTTTGTGCCAACTATGTTAAGGCCACGGGAGCGCAATACGAAAACGGTAAAATCACCGCGGTGACTTGTGAAGATCAAGTCAGCAAAGATAAGTTTTCCATCAAAGCTCGTCACGTCATTAGCAGTGTGGGACCTTGGACAGATCAAGTGGCGCAAAGTCTGCTTCGTGACTGGAAGAAAATTCTTCGTCCCACAAAAGGTATTCACTTAACTTTGCCGAAACATCGTCTGCCTTTAACAAGTGCCGTCGTGATGGGTGCAGAAAAAAGTGATCGCATCGTCTTTGGAATTCCTCGTCACGAAATGATTATTATTGGAACCACGGACACCGACTTTAAAGAGTCACCAGAAAACGTCTCCACAACTCCAGAAGACGTGAAGTATCTTCTATCAATTACAGATCATTACTTTCCTGGAGCAAAGATCACAGCTCATGACGTGATCGCAAGTTATGCTGGTGTTAGACCCTTGGTTCAGGATGGATCCGCATCAGAAGGTAAAACCAGCCGCGAGCACACGATTCTTAATGATGATTCAGGAATCACTTTCGTGGCAGGTGGAAAATATACGACTTACCGTTTGATGTGTCAGCAGACCGTGGATCGTGCGCTAGAATCTTTTACTTTAGAAGAGCGTGTGAAGTTTGCGAAAGCGGACACCGCGAAGCCATTAAATTCTTATACGAGCGTCGATGCATTTCATCAGGCGCAAAGTCTTGCAGACGCTTGGTCAAAAGAAACCGCTCGTCCTTTGGAAGATATCAAGTTGTTGACCGAAAGATACGGCCTTGAAGCGGCAGAAATCCTAGAGAAATATTCTGAAAACTATAGCTATTGGCAACTTGAAGCGGCTCAAGCTATCGACGCAACCATGTGCTTGCACTTGAGTGATTTTTATTCCCGCCGAGTTCCCTTGTTCCTTGCAGATCGGAACCATGGTGTTAAGCACATTGATGAAATTGGCGCTGTTTTCCAAGAGAAATTGGGCTGGAATGATCAGCGTCTTCACGAAGAAAAGCACAACCTCACGGCTTACATGGCTCGTGAAGTTGAGTGGAAGAAACACTTCTAG
- a CDS encoding HAD family hydrolase: MKYKDYSIEIWNRINTTLDQVLKEDSAPIAAFDADGTLWDIDLGETFFHYQIDNKLVDLPPHAWNHYESMKAEDPQKAYLWLAQICKGQKLEQVHEWARQAVKDQAPLPIFLEQKRLIDLFLSRGVQIFVVTASVKWAVEPGAEMLGLKKENVIGVETTIENGLITETQKGLITYRQGKVDALLQHTDGKKPFFASGNTMGDFQLLQSATHLGLAVSAASRDDKLFKTEHELQQHAVTHSWLSHRFIG; encoded by the coding sequence ATGAAATACAAAGACTATTCGATCGAGATTTGGAACCGCATAAATACGACACTAGACCAAGTTTTGAAAGAGGATTCTGCACCCATCGCCGCATTCGATGCCGATGGAACACTGTGGGATATCGATCTAGGAGAAACTTTTTTCCACTATCAAATCGATAACAAACTTGTCGATCTTCCACCCCATGCCTGGAATCACTATGAATCCATGAAGGCCGAAGATCCTCAGAAGGCCTACCTTTGGCTAGCACAAATCTGTAAGGGCCAGAAACTGGAGCAAGTGCACGAGTGGGCGCGCCAAGCCGTGAAGGATCAAGCTCCCCTCCCTATTTTCTTAGAGCAAAAAAGGTTGATCGACTTATTTCTTTCCCGCGGCGTACAAATCTTCGTTGTGACTGCTTCAGTAAAGTGGGCAGTAGAACCAGGCGCCGAAATGTTGGGTCTAAAAAAAGAAAACGTCATTGGCGTTGAAACAACCATAGAAAATGGTTTGATCACGGAAACTCAAAAAGGCCTCATCACATACCGACAGGGCAAGGTTGATGCCCTTCTTCAACACACCGACGGCAAAAAACCTTTCTTCGCTTCAGGTAACACGATGGGAGACTTTCAGCTGCTTCAATCCGCAACTCACTTAGGCTTAGCAGTAAGTGCCGCTTCTCGCGACGACAAATTATTTAAAACGGAACACGAACTTCAACAGCATGCTGTAACTCATTCGTGGCTATCTCATCGTTTTATAGGCTAA
- a CDS encoding aminopeptidase P family protein, translating to MRKPTFDMNVFAERRKKVGQEIQGGALVVASHPEHIRNHDVHFPYRQDSNLFYLTGWEEPESIMILRPGLVPETVMFVRRRDPERETWDGFRYGPEGCEREFKIDKAYPIDEFSKVAPQLLKEVDRVYYRLFKNPEVDHQMQSVLETVKQMQGRTGYGLLSIHDADTLLGEMRLVKSEFELTQLREACEISAQGHLAAMRFTRPGVTERQVQGVLAHHYFMKGSAREGYNHIVASGNAATTLHYNFNDQVCKDGDLLLIDSGAEYNFYTGDITRTYPVNGKFTDEQARVYEGVLKVQKQIIDFVKPGIVFKDLHEMGTSLLTDLMLELGLLSGRKEDLIQALAQKKYYPHGIGHWLGLDVHDAGLYFKKGEPRPIEANMCFTIEPGLYIPAEDTSAPQKYRGIGIRIEDNIRVTSTGSENMTSSVPKEITDIEKVVGKA from the coding sequence ATGAGAAAACCCACTTTTGATATGAACGTTTTTGCAGAAAGAAGAAAAAAGGTCGGCCAAGAAATTCAAGGCGGAGCTTTGGTCGTGGCTTCTCACCCTGAGCATATTCGTAATCACGATGTGCATTTTCCATATCGCCAAGATTCAAACCTTTTTTACCTAACAGGTTGGGAAGAGCCTGAGTCTATCATGATTTTGCGCCCGGGTTTAGTTCCAGAAACGGTGATGTTCGTTCGTCGTCGTGATCCAGAACGTGAAACTTGGGATGGTTTCCGCTACGGTCCAGAAGGCTGTGAGCGCGAATTCAAAATCGACAAGGCTTATCCTATTGATGAATTTTCGAAAGTGGCTCCGCAACTTCTTAAGGAAGTGGACCGCGTTTATTACCGTCTTTTCAAAAACCCAGAAGTAGATCACCAAATGCAAAGTGTTCTAGAGACGGTAAAACAAATGCAAGGCCGCACCGGTTACGGTTTGTTATCGATCCATGACGCGGACACATTACTAGGCGAGATGCGCTTAGTGAAAAGTGAGTTTGAACTGACTCAATTACGTGAGGCTTGTGAAATTAGCGCTCAAGGTCACTTGGCGGCGATGCGCTTTACTCGCCCAGGTGTAACAGAACGTCAGGTTCAAGGTGTGCTTGCGCATCATTACTTTATGAAGGGTTCTGCGCGTGAAGGTTATAACCACATCGTGGCTTCTGGAAATGCAGCGACGACGTTGCACTACAACTTCAATGACCAAGTCTGCAAAGACGGGGACTTGTTGTTGATTGATTCCGGTGCGGAATACAATTTCTATACGGGCGACATCACAAGAACTTATCCCGTAAACGGTAAGTTCACAGATGAGCAAGCTCGCGTGTATGAAGGTGTTTTGAAAGTTCAAAAACAAATCATCGATTTTGTGAAACCAGGAATCGTGTTCAAAGATCTTCACGAGATGGGGACGTCATTGTTGACTGATCTTATGTTGGAATTAGGACTTCTTTCCGGTCGCAAAGAGGATTTGATCCAAGCATTGGCTCAAAAGAAGTATTACCCGCACGGAATCGGTCACTGGTTGGGTCTTGACGTGCATGATGCAGGCCTTTACTTCAAAAAAGGAGAGCCTCGTCCGATTGAAGCCAATATGTGCTTCACGATCGAACCGGGTCTTTACATCCCTGCTGAAGATACTTCGGCTCCTCAAAAGTACCGCGGTATTGGTATTCGTATTGAAGATAATATTCGTGTGACTTCAACGGGTTCAGAGAACATGACTTCGTCGGTTCCAAAAGAAATTACCGACATCGAAAAAGTCGTCGGAAAAGCATAA
- a CDS encoding patatin-like phospholipase family protein: MRLIFSVGFISSLIFVVGCQSIRTREDMRKPPQPRPSQTPQQPTPQPPPIESDDEEVAEVPAPPPPPAPVIPTMPKIGIILGAGGAKTYAHIGFLHELTRAKVPVHAIGGVEFAAPMAALFANKEQANDVEWQMFKLKGEDVIKTSLLGSVNKNADVTILKDFVGTAFNRSKAEDFRIPFACPSYNMKKNQVYLMNRGALDQLMYLCMAYPPFFKPYQAQNISGVRDVTALANYLRSKGANYIVLVNVLQPPGGKTYTLDAAATDNVLWNEIAGLYNKPFAGVDTVVYLDTTNYGIMDFDKRREIMSKGADSAARQLKTLTRKWGL, encoded by the coding sequence ATGCGATTGATATTCTCTGTAGGTTTCATTTCTTCTTTGATCTTTGTTGTGGGCTGTCAGTCCATCCGTACGCGCGAGGACATGCGTAAGCCGCCGCAACCGCGTCCAAGTCAAACTCCACAGCAGCCGACTCCACAGCCGCCACCCATTGAATCTGATGATGAGGAAGTTGCCGAAGTTCCAGCTCCACCGCCACCTCCAGCGCCAGTTATTCCGACGATGCCTAAGATTGGAATTATCTTAGGGGCTGGTGGTGCAAAAACGTATGCGCACATTGGATTTCTTCACGAACTAACGCGCGCAAAAGTTCCGGTTCACGCGATTGGTGGTGTTGAATTTGCGGCACCGATGGCCGCGTTGTTTGCGAATAAAGAACAAGCTAACGATGTTGAATGGCAGATGTTTAAGCTCAAAGGCGAAGACGTTATCAAAACTTCTTTGCTAGGTTCGGTAAATAAAAATGCCGATGTGACGATCTTAAAAGATTTTGTCGGGACAGCGTTCAACCGTTCTAAGGCCGAAGATTTCCGCATTCCTTTTGCTTGCCCTTCTTACAACATGAAGAAGAATCAAGTCTATCTGATGAACCGTGGCGCCTTGGATCAACTCATGTACCTTTGCATGGCCTATCCGCCGTTTTTCAAGCCGTATCAAGCTCAGAATATTTCAGGTGTTCGCGATGTGACGGCTCTGGCAAATTACCTTCGCAGTAAAGGTGCCAACTATATCGTTCTTGTAAACGTGCTTCAGCCTCCGGGCGGAAAAACTTATACATTGGATGCTGCGGCAACCGACAACGTCCTATGGAATGAGATTGCAGGTCTGTATAATAAGCCTTTTGCGGGTGTAGATACTGTTGTTTACTTAGACACTACCAATTATGGTATTATGGATTTTGATAAGCGCCGCGAGATCATGAGTAAGGGAGCTGACTCAGCCGCCCGCCAACTAAAAACTCTGACTCGCAAATGGGGACTTTAG
- a CDS encoding TlyA family RNA methyltransferase translates to MSEKLRLDVYLVEKGLAQSRTHAQELIEAGQVFLSEGSQRRILKKASQSVTTESAIIVEAGPANRFVSRGGLKLEGALEHVKVSAKNLNVLDVGISTGGFTDCLLQAGAQFVLGVDVGHGQVHSSLLKNPKLKVCEGVNARNLSKEDTVLQYVPKDKFDLIVMDVSFISISLILPELSYFLKSNGSILSLVKPQFEVGVEGLGKGGIVKDESLYAQVEKKIREVCAQSSLEVLDYFPSPIEGKDGNREFFIYCRHLNRI, encoded by the coding sequence ATGTCTGAGAAGTTGCGCCTGGATGTCTATCTTGTCGAAAAAGGATTGGCCCAGTCGCGCACTCACGCACAAGAGTTGATTGAAGCGGGGCAGGTCTTTCTAAGCGAAGGATCTCAGCGCCGTATTTTAAAAAAAGCCAGTCAGTCTGTTACTACCGAAAGCGCCATCATTGTTGAAGCGGGCCCGGCGAATCGTTTTGTGTCGCGCGGAGGTTTGAAGCTTGAAGGAGCTTTAGAACACGTCAAAGTGTCCGCCAAAAATTTAAATGTTTTAGACGTTGGAATTTCGACCGGAGGCTTTACGGATTGCCTTCTGCAAGCAGGTGCACAGTTTGTTCTTGGTGTTGATGTCGGACATGGTCAAGTTCATAGCAGTCTTTTAAAGAATCCAAAACTGAAAGTCTGTGAGGGCGTGAACGCTCGCAATCTTTCCAAAGAGGACACCGTTCTTCAGTATGTGCCTAAAGATAAGTTTGATCTTATCGTTATGGATGTGTCTTTTATCTCGATCAGCTTAATACTTCCTGAACTCTCGTACTTTCTAAAGTCGAATGGATCGATTCTAAGTCTCGTGAAGCCCCAATTTGAAGTGGGTGTTGAAGGCCTAGGTAAGGGTGGCATCGTTAAAGACGAAAGTCTTTATGCTCAGGTTGAAAAGAAAATTCGCGAAGTGTGCGCGCAAAGTTCCTTAGAAGTCCTGGATTATTTCCCGTCACCTATCGAAGGTAAAGACGGAAACCGCGAGTTCTTCATTTATTGTCGTCATTTAAATAGAATCTGA
- a CDS encoding polyprenyl synthetase family protein: MDLAIQLDQEIAARVQSVNQYVDHYIESMDLPNGPAIAELRKSMLYSATNGGKRFRPVLSVLVGELFGCPAEKVLPFATAVELVHTYSLIHDDLPCMDNDDIRRGKPTNHKVYGEDFALLAGDALLTEAFYLIADKYSDSTFLVGQLVRLLSSAAGIRGMVGGQAIDLRPGTRKMTKDEIAHLHLLKTGALIRVAVEGAAVIAGARPSDVEHLKKFGEGLGLAFQVADDVLDHGEKDQDIRSFTGILGLEGTKSYLQEVSSSALQELHKVSADAPMLEFLISFNQKRQV; this comes from the coding sequence TTGGATTTGGCAATTCAGTTAGATCAAGAGATCGCCGCACGTGTTCAGTCCGTAAATCAATATGTGGATCACTATATTGAATCTATGGACCTTCCAAATGGACCGGCCATCGCCGAGTTAAGAAAATCCATGTTGTATTCGGCAACGAACGGCGGAAAACGCTTTCGTCCCGTTCTTTCTGTTCTTGTCGGCGAACTTTTTGGCTGTCCTGCGGAAAAGGTTCTTCCCTTCGCCACAGCCGTAGAACTTGTTCACACATACTCACTCATTCACGATGATCTTCCGTGCATGGATAACGACGACATTCGCCGAGGCAAGCCTACCAATCACAAAGTGTATGGTGAGGACTTCGCCCTTCTTGCAGGTGATGCGCTTTTAACGGAAGCCTTTTACTTGATTGCAGATAAATATAGCGATTCGACGTTTCTTGTTGGTCAACTGGTGCGCCTTCTTTCTTCAGCTGCGGGAATTCGTGGCATGGTTGGAGGGCAAGCAATTGACCTTCGCCCGGGCACACGCAAAATGACCAAGGATGAAATTGCTCATCTGCATTTATTAAAAACGGGAGCTCTTATTCGCGTTGCGGTGGAAGGAGCGGCGGTTATTGCTGGCGCTCGTCCTTCCGATGTTGAGCATCTTAAAAAATTCGGTGAAGGACTGGGTTTGGCTTTCCAGGTTGCCGACGATGTTTTAGATCACGGAGAAAAAGATCAAGACATCCGAAGCTTCACAGGAATCTTGGGACTTGAAGGTACTAAGTCTTATCTTCAAGAGGTCAGCTCTTCCGCTCTTCAAGAGCTGCACAAAGTGTCGGCGGATGCCCCGATGCTAGAGTTTCTAATTAGTTTCAATCAAAAACGCCAGGTGTAG
- a CDS encoding exodeoxyribonuclease VII small subunit has product MDFEKKLNRLEEIVQKMEKGDLALEDSLKLFEEGVKLSRECHQRLNEAESKVKLLMSVGADGQPVVTDFSSEEN; this is encoded by the coding sequence ATGGATTTCGAGAAAAAATTAAACCGCCTAGAAGAAATCGTTCAAAAGATGGAAAAAGGCGATCTTGCACTAGAAGATTCTTTGAAGCTTTTTGAAGAAGGCGTAAAGCTTTCTCGCGAATGCCATCAGCGTTTGAACGAGGCTGAAAGCAAAGTAAAACTTTTAATGTCTGTCGGAGCTGATGGACAACCGGTTGTTACAGATTTCTCTTCAGAGGAAAACTAG